Proteins from a genomic interval of Salmo trutta chromosome 39, fSalTru1.1, whole genome shotgun sequence:
- the LOC115179431 gene encoding kelch-like protein 41b, translated as MDPKAIKEELRLFQSTLLQDGLKELLNENKFVDCTLKVGDRSFPCHKLIMAACSPYFREIFFSKDAKEVEANKEVVLDDVNPAILDMIITYLYSAEIDLTDENVQDIFAVANRFQIPSVFTVCVNYLQKKLSVTNCLAIFRMGLVLNVPRLAVSARDYIADRFDILSKDEEFLQLAAHELFAVIGGDSLNVEKEEMVFEALMKWVHNDKDKRVQVLGDAFECIRFRLMPEKYFHDKVETDEIIKADPELLKKVQIIKDAFQGKLPEKKDKVAGDKGEDVEGGEAEDIFPGFLNDNRRHGMYVKDLILMINDTAAVAYDVNENECFLAAMSEQIPRNHVCLKSQKNQLYLIGGLFVDEEDKDAPLQCYFYQLDTLATDWVALPPMPSPRALFNMGECENLLFAIAGKDLQSNECLDSVMCYDVQKMKWSETKKLPLKIHGHSVVSHKGLVYCIGGKTDDNKALNKMFVYNHKQSEWRELAAMKTARAMFGAVVHNGKIVVAGGVNEEGLTAASEVYDFGTNKWETFTDFPQERSSVNLLSSEGSLYAVGGFTIIQNDNKEVVPAEVTDVWQYEEDKKEWSGMLREMRYAAGSSCVSMRLNAAKMPKL; from the exons ATGGACCCCAAAGCCATCAAGGAGGAGCTGCGCCTCTTCCAGAGCACCTTGCTCCAGGATGGCCTCAAGGAGCTGCTGAACGAGAACAAGTTTGTGGACTGCACTCTGAAAGTGGGCGATCGGAGCTTCCCCTGCCATAAACTCATCATGGCTGCATGCAGCCCATACTTCAGAGAGATCTTCTTCTCCAAGGACGCCAAGGAGGTGGAGGCCAACAAGGAGGTGGTCCTGGACGATGTCAATCCCGCCATCTTGGACATGATCATCACGTACCTGTACTCGGCCGAGATCGACCTCACCGACGAAAATGTGCAGGACATATTTGCCGTAGCCAATCGTTTCCAGATTCCTTCAGTCTTCACCGTGTGTGTTAACTATCTTCAGAAGAAGCTATCCGTGACCAACTGTCTGGCAATCTTCAGGATGGGTCTGGTCCTCAACGTGCCCAGGTTGGCGGTGTCTGCCCGTGACTACATCGCAGACCGCTTCGATATCCTCTCTAAAGACGAGGAGTTCCTCCAGCTGGCCGCTCATGAACTGTTCGCTGTCATCGGTGGCGACTCGCTCAATGTGGAGAAGGAGGAGATGGTGTTCGAAGCCCTCATGAAATGGGTCCACAACGACAAAGACAAACGTGTCCAGGTACTGGGTGACGCCTTCGAGTGCATCCGCTTCCGCCTCATGCCCGAGAAATACTTCCACGACAAAGTGGAGACGGACGAGATCATCAAGGCCGACCCGGAACTTCTGAAGAAGGTCCAGATTATCAAAGACGCGTTCCAGGGGAAACTCCCAGAGAAGAAGGACAAGGTAGCTGGGGATAAGGGGGAGGATGTTGAGGGCGGCGAGGCAGAGGACATTTTCCCAGGTTTCCTGAACGATAACCGTCGCCACGGCATGTACGTCAAGGACCTGATCCTGATGATCAACGACACGGCAGCGGTGGCGTACGACGTCAACGAGAACGAGTGTTTCCTGGCGGCCATGTCGGAACAGATCCCCCGGAACCACGTCTGCCTGAAGTCACAGAAAAACCAGCTCTACCTCATCGGAGGACTGTTTGTGGACGAGGAGGACAAGGACGCTCCTCTACAGTGTTACTTCTATCAG TTGGACACTCTTGCAACTGACTGGGTAGCTCTGCCCCCCATGCCTTCCCCTAGAGCTCTTTTCAACATGGGAGAGTGTGAGAACCTGCTGTTCGCTATTGCTGGAAAAGACCTCCAGAGCAACGAGTGTTTAGACTCTGTGATGTGTTATGATGTCCA GAAGATGAAGTGGAGTGAGACCAAAAAGCTTCCCCTGAAGATCCACGGCCATTCTGTGGTCTCCCATAAGGGTCTGGTGTACTGCATTGGAGGAAAGACTgatgacaa CAAAGCCCTGAACAAGATGTTTGTTTACAACCACAAGCAGTCAGAGTGGAGGGAGCTGGCTGCCATGAAGACAGCCAGAGCCATGTTCGGAGCTGTCGTTCACAACGGAAAGATCGTGGTGGCCGGTGGAGTCAACGAGGAAGGCCTCACTGCTGCATCTGAAGTCTACGACTTTGGAACAAACAA ATGGGAGACGTTCACAGACTTTCCCCAGGAGAGGAGTTCAGTGAACCTGCTGAGCAGTGAGGGGTCCCTGTATGCCGTGGGGGGCTTCACCATCATCCAGAATGACAACAAGGAGGTGGTCCCCGCAGAGGTCACTGATGTTTGGCA GTACGAGGAGGACAAGAAGGAATGGAGCGGGATGCTGAGGGAGATGCGTTACGCCGCTGGCTCCTCCTGCGTATCCATGCGCCTCAATGCTGCCAAGATGCCCAAACTCTAG